The segment GGATTGTCTCCGGCCATCTCATTGGAACAGCAGTCCTCGGGCCGCAACCCGCGCTCCACCGTGGGCACGGTGACCGAAATCTACGATTTTCTGCGCGTCTTCTTCGCCCGTCTAGGAACGCCCCATTGCCCGGGCTGCGACCAGCCCATCCAAGCCCAGGCCCCGGATCAGATCATCGAATCCATCCTGCGTTTGGCCCCGGACAACAAATTCCTGGTCCTGGCCCCCCTGGTGGACCACCAGAAAGGGGCCCACGCCGACCTCTTCCGCAAACTGCGCTCCCAGGGTTTCGTCCGGGTCCTCATCAACGGCGAAGCCCATGAACTGGAAAACCCGCCCACCCTGGACAAAAACAAAAAGCACGTCATCGATCTGGTCGTCGACCGCTTGGTCATGAAGGAGGACATCCGCAAGCGTCTGGCCGATTCCGTGGAACTGGCCCTGGCCCACGGCCGGGGTCGATTGAAGCTGGCCGTGGTGGGTGGAGACACTCTCCTCTACAGCACCGAGGCCGTCTGCCCCCGTTGCGACCTGAGCCTGCCCCGGCCCAGCCCGCAGCTCTTCTCCTTCAACAGCCCCCAGGGGGCCTGCCCGCGCTGTGCGGGCCTGGGCACCACCGAGTACTACGAGCCCGATCTTTTGGCCCCCAACCGCGGCCTGTCCCTGCGTCAGGGGGCCATCATCCCCTGGAAGCGGCCCAGGGCCCTCGAGCCACAGATCCCCGGTCTGGAACATCTCGGCCAAAAGCACGGATTCACCCTGGACACGCCCCTGACCCGGTTCTCGCCGGAGGCCTCCCAGGCCTTGTTCCACGGCGACTCCGAGGCCCATTGGCCGGGCATCGTCCCCCTGCTGAACGACTCCTGGCAGTACGGCGACGTCTGGCGCGACGAAATGGCCCGCTTTCGGCAGACCACTCTCTGCCCCGAATGCCAGGGGGCCCGCCTACGGCCCGAGGCCCTGGCCGTGCGCGTGCATGATCTAAACATTTTTCAGCTCTGCTCCCTGCCCGTGGACCGGGCTCTTGACTGGCTGCGCTCGCAAAGCTTCGACGGCTTCCAAAATCGCATTGCCGAGCCTCTGGTCAAGGAACTTGGCCACCGCCTGAACTTCCTGGTCCAGGTCGGCCTGGACTACCTGAACCTGGCCCGGACCATGTCCACCCTGTCCGGGGGCGAGGCCCAGCGCATCCGCCTGGCCGGTCAGCTCGGTTCTGGTCTGGTCGGCGTGACCTATGTCCTGGACGAACCGAGCATCGGCCTCCATCCCCGCGACAACGATCGACTCATCAATACCCTGCGAGACCTCCAGGGCCGGGGCAACACCGTCCTCGTGGTCGAGCACGACGAAAACACCATCCTCTCGGCCGATCAGGTCATCGAACTCGGCCCGGGCTCGGGCTATCTGGGCGGGGAGATCGTCTATCAGGGCGACGTGCCCGGGCTCTTGGCCAGCCCCGACTCCCTGACCGGCCGGTATCTCCGCGGGGATCTGGTCATCCCCGTACCCGAAACGAGACGACGGCCCTCCGGGTTTATCCGGCTGCGAGGGGTGCGTACCAACAACCTGAAGAACCTGGACTGCGACCTGCCCCTGGGGTGTCTGGTCTGCGTCACCGGGGTTTCGGGCTCGGGCAAGAGCTCCCTGGTCGTGGATACCCTCTACAAGCATTTGGCTCTGCGCCAGGGTCTCAAGGTGGACCAGCCAGGAGTCATCGCCGGGCTGGAAGGGGCCGAGGAGGTCGAACGTATCATTTCCATCGACCAGACCCCTATCGGCCGCACCCCGCGCTCCAACCCGGCCACCTACACCAAGGTCTTCGACGAAATCCGAAACATCTTCGCCCAGACCCGGGACGCCCGCAAACGCGGCTACACCCCGGGCCGTTTCAGCTTCAACTTGAAAGGCGGCCGCTGCGAGGCCTGTCAGGGCGACGGTCAGCTCCGGGTGGAGATGCACTTTCTGCCCGATGTCTTTGTCACCTGCGAGGTCTGCGGTGGGCAACGGTACAATCGGGAAACCCTAGACGTGACCTATCAGGGCAAAAACATCGCCGAGGTCCTGGACATGACCGTACGCCAAGCCAGAGCATTCTTTTCCAACTATCCGGTTCTGGACCGGAGGCTGACTGTTCTGGAGGAGGTCGGCCTGGAGTACATCCGCCTGGGACAGCCGGCCACGACCTTGTCCGGCGGCGAGGCCCAGCGGATCAAGATTTCCCGCGAGCTGGGGAAACGCGGCCTGCCCAAGACCCTCTACATCCTGGACGAACCCACCACCGGCCTGCACATGCACGAGGTGGGCAAACTCATCCATGTCCTGCACCGTCTGGTGGATAGAGGTGCCACGGTGGTGGTCATTGAGCACAACCCGGACGTTATCCGCTCGGCCGACTACGTGCTGGATCTCGGTCCCGGCGGAGGAGAGAACGGAGGCCGCATCGTTGCCCAGGGCACGCCCGAGGAGATCGTGGCCGACCCGGCCTCGGTGACGGGGCGGTTTCTGATCCGACAATAATGGTGTGAACGCGGCAAACCCAAACCGAACGAACCAATCGGCCAAAATGCCGGGCCTCCATGGGGCGAGGGACTGTTCCCCGTCGCGCTTGCATGTTCGCCATCGGCCTACAAAGGCCTTGGAGTTGGCAGGTTCATCATATATGCTGTCGCCGGACGGACCCAAGCATGACAGTCGCATCCGAGCAAGAATTCCTCGACCTTTTGGACCGCTTCTTCCCGAATGCGGGGCCGGGCCTCGTCCGCGGCCGGGGGGACGACGCCGCCGTGATCGACGGCTTTGAAAGGCTCTGTCTGACTACCGATCTTTTCGTCGAGGACGTTCATTTTCGCCGACGATACTTCACTCCCCGCGATATCGGCCACAAGGCCCTGGCCGTAAACCTGAGCGATCTGGCCGCTATGGGGGCCCGACCCATGGGCTTTACCCTCTGCCTGACCGTGCCTCCGGGATCACCGGATAAATCGTGGTGGGAGGAACTCTTCGCCGGAATGGCCGATCTGGCTGCCAGGCACGGTGTTCTTCTGGTCGGAGGCGACCTGTCCAGAGGCCCGAGCCTGTCCCTGGCCGTGACTGCCTGGGGTCCATCGGCCAGGCCTCTGTGTCGGGCCCAGGCCCGGACCGGAGATCTGGTCTTTCTCGTCGATTCCATCGGCTTGGCCCGGACCGGGCTGACCGTTCTGGAACGGGGCATGAATCCGGCAGACTGGCCCACATCCGTTGCCGCCCATCTGCGACCCCGTCCCCTGGTGGCCGAAGGCTTGGCCCTGCGCATCCATGAAGACGGCATCGCCCGCAAGCAACCCCATCCCGATCCGAAAAAACTGGTCCCCGACCTGCTCCAGGATACGGAAATCTACATGCTGGATCTCGGCACCCTGGTGGCTGGAACCAAGTATCGCGGCGATTTTGAAAAAAGGCTCAAGGAAGTGGTGGCAGCCATCGAGAAGAAAGAGAAAGCCATTTTGTTCATCGACGAGATGCACACCATCATCGGGGCCGGGGCCACCAGCGGCGGCTCGATGGATGCCTCCAATCTGCTCAAGCCCGCCCTGCAGTCGGGAACGATCCGCTGCATCGGTTCCACCACCTATGAGGAGTATAAAAATCACATCGAGAAGGACCGTGCCCTGTCGCGCCGTTTTCAGAAGATCGATATCGAGGAACCCTCAGTGGACGATACCTGCCGCATTCTCCGGGGACTTCAACCCA is part of the Deltaproteobacteria bacterium genome and harbors:
- the uvrA gene encoding excinuclease ABC subunit UvrA, whose product is SLDIPRDRLVVVCGPSGSGKSTLAFDIVYAEGQRRYVESLSAYARQFLPQMDKPEVDKIEGLSPAISLEQQSSGRNPRSTVGTVTEIYDFLRVFFARLGTPHCPGCDQPIQAQAPDQIIESILRLAPDNKFLVLAPLVDHQKGAHADLFRKLRSQGFVRVLINGEAHELENPPTLDKNKKHVIDLVVDRLVMKEDIRKRLADSVELALAHGRGRLKLAVVGGDTLLYSTEAVCPRCDLSLPRPSPQLFSFNSPQGACPRCAGLGTTEYYEPDLLAPNRGLSLRQGAIIPWKRPRALEPQIPGLEHLGQKHGFTLDTPLTRFSPEASQALFHGDSEAHWPGIVPLLNDSWQYGDVWRDEMARFRQTTLCPECQGARLRPEALAVRVHDLNIFQLCSLPVDRALDWLRSQSFDGFQNRIAEPLVKELGHRLNFLVQVGLDYLNLARTMSTLSGGEAQRIRLAGQLGSGLVGVTYVLDEPSIGLHPRDNDRLINTLRDLQGRGNTVLVVEHDENTILSADQVIELGPGSGYLGGEIVYQGDVPGLLASPDSLTGRYLRGDLVIPVPETRRRPSGFIRLRGVRTNNLKNLDCDLPLGCLVCVTGVSGSGKSSLVVDTLYKHLALRQGLKVDQPGVIAGLEGAEEVERIISIDQTPIGRTPRSNPATYTKVFDEIRNIFAQTRDARKRGYTPGRFSFNLKGGRCEACQGDGQLRVEMHFLPDVFVTCEVCGGQRYNRETLDVTYQGKNIAEVLDMTVRQARAFFSNYPVLDRRLTVLEEVGLEYIRLGQPATTLSGGEAQRIKISRELGKRGLPKTLYILDEPTTGLHMHEVGKLIHVLHRLVDRGATVVVIEHNPDVIRSADYVLDLGPGGGENGGRIVAQGTPEEIVADPASVTGRFLIRQ
- a CDS encoding AAA family ATPase translates to MGRGTVPRRACMFAIGLQRPWSWQVHHICCRRTDPSMTVASEQEFLDLLDRFFPNAGPGLVRGRGDDAAVIDGFERLCLTTDLFVEDVHFRRRYFTPRDIGHKALAVNLSDLAAMGARPMGFTLCLTVPPGSPDKSWWEELFAGMADLAARHGVLLVGGDLSRGPSLSLAVTAWGPSARPLCRAQARTGDLVFLVDSIGLARTGLTVLERGMNPADWPTSVAAHLRPRPLVAEGLALRIHEDGIARKQPHPDPKKLVPDLLQDTEIYMLDLGTLVAGTKYRGDFEKRLKEVVAAIEKKEKAILFIDEMHTIIGAGATSGGSMDASNLLKPALQSGTIRCIGSTTYEEYKNHIEKDRALSRRFQKIDIEEPSVDDTCRILRGLQPKYEEYHQIRYAKTAIDATAELAHRYINDRFLPDKAIDVMDEVGAFFRLNGKTGRTVGVRDVEQIVSKIARVPVNSKTGNDLDALLHLDGQLKSVIFGQDQAIEALVKAVKRSRAGLSNPQAPTGSFLFAGPTGVGKTEVARQLAASLSVHFERFDMSEYM